The following proteins come from a genomic window of Vidua chalybeata isolate OUT-0048 chromosome 2, bVidCha1 merged haplotype, whole genome shotgun sequence:
- the MAB21L3 gene encoding protein mab-21-like 3 — MKPFTDEDVEIYIQSKVERRHYLVSKAVEEVQKIIQQLTAEISYKAVRFQAISNSGIHNENIKVLAPSQFLITVPLRGLTGYRECQVRHWRYYTVNGAKLLSSVRDPEELHQWLEVEQFSKSLQQWHEEDVNIEGDLVPAKVLIVFRELVEKSIVSCNLSSKVTVLESFSSVVRVAVETSESQVEVELVPAVEIPTCWPEKARWPRCLKRWPSQEKVQCIKSLGFDLLARSNYHWQLCFSRAEHILMEGLDEDGGCRMKCFRVMRQMKEDVWCAGNKPVITAYHLQTVLFWTCEKYPRTKDWRCFPEAFLRLVQKLHKCVSQHFLKHYFLKNTNLLKYANTSDLDLVASKLALFLENPVFCLD; from the exons ATGAAACCATTCACAGATGAAGATGTAGAAATCTACATCCAGAGCAAG GTGGAACGGCGGCATTACCTGGTTTCCAAAGCAGTGGAGGAGGTGCAGAAAATCATCCAGCAGCTGACCGCAGAAATCAGCTACAAGGCTGTGCGATTCCAGGCTATCTCCAACTCTGGCATTCACAATGAGAACATTAAG GTCTTAGCACCCAGCCAATTCCTCATCACAGTTCCTCTGCGTGGCCTGACCGGTTACAGGGAATGCCAGGTACGGCACTGGCGCTATTACACCGTGAATGGAGCCAAGCTCCTCTCCTCCGTGCGGGACCCTGAGGAATTGCATCAGTGGCTGGAGGTGGAGCAGTTCTCAAAAAGCCTTCAGCAGTGGCATGAAGAGGATGTGAACATCGAAGGTGATCTGGTTCCAGCCAAAGTCCTTATTGTCTTCCGGGAGCTGGTGGAGAAGTCGATTGTATCCTGTAATCTCTCCA GTAAAGTGACAGTGCTGGAGAGCTTCAGCTCAGTGGTCCGGGTGGCTGTGGAGACATCAGAATCCCAGGTTGAGGTGGAGCTGGTACCTGCTGTGGAGATTCCAACGTGCTGGCCCGAGAAAGCCCGGTGGCCTCGTTGCCTTAAGCGTTGGCCTTCTCAGGAAAAAGTGCAATGCATCAAG TCGCTGGGTTTCGACCTCCTAGCCCGCTCTAATTACCACTGGCAGCTGTGCTTCTCCCGTGCTGAGCACATCCTCATGGAGGGACTTGATGAAGATGGTGGTTGTCGCATGAAGTGCTTCAGGGTCATGAGGCAGATGAAGGAAGATGTCTGGTGTGCTGGGAATAAGCCTGTCATCACAGCTTATCACCTTCAG ACAGTGCTATTCTGGACGTGTGAAAAATACCCACGCACCAAGGATTGGCGCTGCTTCCCTGAAGCCTTTCTGAGGCTGGTACAGAAGTTGCACAAGTGTGTAAGCCAGCACTTCCTCAAGCATTACTTTCTCAAGAACACCAATCTGCTCAAATATGCCAACACCAGTGACCTGGACCTGGTGGCCAGCAAGCTGGCACTCTTCTTGGAGAACCCTGTTTTCTGCCTGGACTAA